From the Leptospira sp. WS60.C2 genome, one window contains:
- a CDS encoding M23 family metallopeptidase, with amino-acid sequence MMVRSILLFSIILSFVQAVPAESREVKKKSTKPITSTGNYFVKKEEKNFSLLMEARRFTRGEVIFLKLTPKDKKWINESYKVSWLGKDVILTKRENSMIAFLPISPDTPAGAMTLEIVSKIFFVKRGQKQYQIILEPTKFQVIKKNQQIKVDEKFVTKELPKEVLDFIQDCRNAKEAAFTKTSPLQFQKNFKNPLDTIFITSKFYVRRDYNNKQGRPHGGVDFRGKTGTPIYAIQDGTVVLAQKTYYEGNFTIIDHGNKIFSFYMHQDEIKVKVGEVVKQGQQIGTIGSTGMSTGPHLHLGAKINGVLVDPLSLIALQSISETN; translated from the coding sequence ATGATGGTTCGTTCTATTCTTCTATTTTCTATTATACTATCTTTTGTGCAGGCAGTCCCTGCTGAATCTCGCGAAGTCAAAAAAAAATCTACCAAACCGATCACATCTACAGGAAATTACTTTGTCAAAAAAGAAGAGAAGAACTTTTCCTTATTGATGGAAGCTCGCCGTTTCACTCGTGGTGAAGTGATTTTCTTAAAACTCACTCCGAAAGACAAAAAGTGGATCAATGAATCTTACAAAGTGAGTTGGCTTGGAAAAGATGTGATTCTGACCAAACGCGAAAACAGTATGATTGCTTTTTTGCCTATCTCTCCAGACACACCTGCTGGTGCGATGACCTTAGAGATTGTTTCCAAAATCTTTTTTGTCAAACGTGGACAAAAACAGTACCAGATTATATTAGAACCAACCAAGTTCCAGGTGATCAAAAAAAACCAACAGATCAAAGTGGATGAAAAATTTGTCACCAAAGAACTTCCCAAAGAAGTGTTAGACTTTATCCAAGACTGTAGAAATGCAAAAGAAGCCGCATTTACCAAAACATCTCCTCTGCAGTTTCAAAAGAATTTTAAAAACCCTCTGGATACTATTTTTATCACTAGTAAGTTTTATGTTAGGCGAGACTATAATAACAAACAAGGTCGGCCTCATGGGGGAGTGGACTTTCGTGGAAAAACAGGAACTCCCATATATGCCATCCAAGATGGAACGGTTGTCTTAGCACAAAAAACGTATTATGAAGGAAATTTTACCATCATCGACCATGGAAATAAGATCTTTTCCTTTTACATGCACCAAGACGAAATCAAAGTGAAAGTGGGTGAAGTGGTGAAACAAGGCCAACAAATCGGAACCATCGGATCCACTGGGATGTCAACAGGGCCTCATTTGCATTTAGGTGCGAAAATCAATGGTGTATTAGTGGATCCACTTTCTCTCATCGCATTACAATCCATTTCTGAAACGAATTGA
- a CDS encoding peptidoglycan recognition family protein, whose protein sequence is MTPGPQFTPCMETAVKAKHLRENFKKRFRESRKGVYGSKSHFLLLDLNPLCQNLVKISLIFLISTGCSSFFRKTPKYETIQIPNLVSFIDVEGIKQVQWQKLSKPRDQKSISAIILHNSGKRKFLDFFRLSVENQFLFHLYVDVNGTIYGDTKFLTHEWTAAPGIDLEAIHVVFEGTQETLYNNIKQREILEKTIGYLADELYIPKTNFDIISKNGIFTHNQAKRRFGGFVDFSPCGSELALKQILTNIGGEFYEEDTWKDRFVTGWVLKKENKDLLKESFHPTNGRGITKAEKVIFQNLEKTEKGLTPEEYRVKYTFRGKIKPSCVVLHYTAIPDYFRSLRTLEARNLTASIMIDTNGKAYQLVDVIEDRAAAATGTNDNCIQIEIVAKDTEELLKQPEQIQKVKDLVLELTSKYKIPLSNEKLEDLSGVFSHTQAKKKWGGSIFLNAKDFDPGEEYMELILNSIGGKYFPEPEWKNRSSMDWAILYRNFQP, encoded by the coding sequence TTGACCCCAGGACCACAATTCACTCCCTGTATGGAAACAGCAGTTAAGGCAAAACATTTGAGAGAAAATTTTAAGAAACGATTTCGTGAAAGTAGGAAGGGTGTGTACGGCTCCAAGTCTCATTTCCTTCTGTTAGATTTGAACCCATTGTGTCAGAATCTTGTAAAAATATCACTCATTTTCCTTATTTCGACGGGATGTAGCAGCTTTTTTCGAAAAACTCCCAAGTATGAAACGATTCAAATTCCGAATTTGGTCTCCTTTATTGATGTAGAAGGCATCAAACAGGTCCAGTGGCAAAAACTTTCTAAACCAAGAGACCAAAAATCGATTTCTGCCATCATCTTGCATAACAGCGGAAAACGTAAGTTCTTAGATTTTTTTCGTCTCTCTGTGGAGAATCAATTTTTATTCCATCTCTATGTTGATGTGAATGGAACCATTTATGGAGATACAAAATTTTTAACCCATGAATGGACGGCCGCACCAGGCATTGATTTGGAAGCCATCCATGTGGTATTCGAAGGCACACAAGAAACTCTCTACAACAATATCAAACAAAGGGAAATTCTAGAAAAAACGATTGGATACCTCGCAGACGAACTCTACATTCCCAAAACCAACTTTGATATTATTTCCAAAAATGGAATCTTCACTCACAACCAAGCCAAACGACGATTTGGTGGTTTTGTCGATTTTTCACCTTGCGGAAGTGAATTAGCGCTCAAACAAATCCTCACAAACATTGGGGGAGAATTTTACGAAGAAGATACTTGGAAAGATCGATTTGTGACTGGATGGGTCTTAAAAAAAGAAAACAAAGATTTGTTAAAAGAATCGTTTCATCCCACCAATGGAAGAGGGATCACAAAAGCAGAAAAAGTCATCTTCCAAAACTTAGAAAAAACAGAGAAGGGACTCACACCAGAAGAATACCGAGTGAAGTATACCTTCCGAGGGAAAATCAAGCCGAGTTGTGTGGTTCTCCATTACACTGCCATTCCTGATTACTTTCGATCCTTACGCACACTAGAGGCACGAAATCTCACTGCATCCATTATGATTGATACAAATGGAAAAGCCTACCAATTAGTGGATGTCATTGAAGACCGCGCGGCCGCAGCTACAGGAACCAATGACAATTGTATTCAAATTGAAATTGTTGCAAAAGACACAGAAGAATTACTCAAACAACCAGAACAAATCCAAAAAGTGAAAGACCTTGTATTAGAACTCACGTCCAAATACAAAATCCCTCTGTCGAATGAAAAACTAGAAGATTTAAGTGGAGTTTTCAGTCATACCCAGGCCAAAAAAAAATGGGGTGGTTCCATCTTTCTCAATGCGAAAGATTTTGATCCAGGAGAAGAATATATGGAGCTCATCCTAAATTCGATTGGTGGAAAATACTTTCCAGAACCAGAATGGAAAAATCGAAGCTCCATGGACTGGGCGATCTTATACCGCAATTTTCAACCTTAA
- a CDS encoding MBL fold metallo-hydrolase, giving the protein MKSIFKSKHILVLTFVLLTSFTVYFLGYPKERIDANVSHVLIPSPKTKSNLVFSILQTGEAKTIEAFVIEGGSVFKMITVSHSSFYIQHPKGNFLFDTGLGNNIQEQFSLFPFYLKLLMEYKLIETAKSQLERNGVNPDSIADVFFSHLHWDHASGLKDFPNANIHSVKEELNHAKIELGYIPSQYEGDGVKWRHIQFEEKPYASYQKSLDWFGDGTAVFVPMKGHSEGSVGLFLHTENGDVYFLTGDIVWRRDGFFERKHKPRGARWIVDYDVPTLGEEISRVHNLILENPNLTVIPAHDFDAQVSLGFYPKRIGGNKLMTME; this is encoded by the coding sequence ATGAAATCTATATTCAAATCCAAACACATTCTAGTACTCACATTCGTTCTTCTCACAAGCTTTACCGTGTATTTTTTGGGATACCCGAAGGAAAGAATTGATGCAAATGTTTCGCATGTCCTGATCCCCTCGCCAAAAACAAAATCCAATCTAGTGTTTTCTATCTTACAAACTGGTGAAGCAAAAACCATAGAGGCGTTTGTGATCGAAGGTGGTTCTGTTTTCAAAATGATCACCGTCTCTCATTCCAGCTTTTACATCCAACACCCAAAAGGAAATTTTCTTTTTGATACGGGACTAGGAAACAATATCCAAGAACAGTTCTCTTTGTTTCCGTTTTATCTCAAACTGTTAATGGAATACAAACTCATTGAAACAGCAAAATCACAACTCGAACGAAATGGTGTGAATCCCGATTCGATCGCAGATGTGTTTTTTTCACATCTGCATTGGGATCATGCAAGTGGCCTAAAAGACTTTCCAAATGCGAACATACATAGTGTGAAAGAAGAATTGAACCATGCAAAAATCGAACTTGGTTACATACCTTCTCAATACGAAGGAGATGGTGTGAAGTGGAGACATATTCAATTTGAAGAAAAACCGTATGCCTCGTATCAAAAAAGTTTGGATTGGTTTGGAGATGGAACAGCAGTCTTTGTTCCGATGAAAGGACATAGCGAAGGTTCGGTGGGATTATTTTTACATACAGAAAATGGTGATGTTTATTTTTTAACTGGTGATATCGTTTGGAGGCGAGACGGATTTTTCGAACGAAAACACAAACCAAGAGGAGCAAGATGGATCGTCGATTATGATGTCCCAACACTTGGAGAAGAAATCTCTCGTGTTCACAATCTCATTTTGGAAAATCCAAACCTAACCGTGATCCCAGCACACGATTTTGATGCACAAGTTTCACTTGGATTTTATCCCAAGAGGATTGGGGGGAACAAATTGATGACGATGGAGTGA
- a CDS encoding helix-turn-helix domain-containing protein, producing MEKVNHFRNYRERKNLTRIQLSEKLNIPRSAIELLESEEWIRSKFDYVVLVAKELGLSLIDLIRNEFDYDLEREFFNEEEFEEIVARYANARVTLILSELKLFCRNAKVRLDDFDVTELSFSMGSLHKLITLNQKLERGEISTKDALVEFPPKWGKFSNRSN from the coding sequence ATGGAAAAAGTAAATCATTTCAGAAATTATAGAGAACGAAAGAATCTCACTCGAATTCAATTATCAGAAAAATTGAATATTCCAAGGTCTGCCATAGAATTGTTGGAATCCGAGGAATGGATCCGTTCCAAATTTGATTATGTCGTTTTAGTTGCGAAAGAACTTGGTCTATCCCTCATTGATCTCATTCGAAATGAATTTGATTATGATTTGGAACGAGAGTTTTTTAACGAGGAAGAATTTGAAGAAATTGTCGCTCGTTATGCCAATGCACGAGTCACTCTCATCTTATCTGAATTAAAACTATTCTGCCGAAATGCAAAAGTGCGTTTGGATGACTTTGATGTCACAGAACTTTCCTTTTCCATGGGAAGTTTGCACAAACTCATCACACTCAATCAAAAATTGGAACGAGGCGAAATTAGCACAAAGGATGCTCTTGTAGAATTTCCACCAAAATGGGGTAAGTTTAGCAACCGAAGTAATTAA
- a CDS encoding TRL domain-containing protein produces MKTKLRSFFVPLWIGLILGNMHSCANLGQPQGLGPSGLLYASYSLAVSERPLPKQPLKTGKACLKRIGFFYVTGDGSILSAAKNGEIQEVFRIEKEATNYLSLYSTLCTVVWGI; encoded by the coding sequence ATGAAAACCAAATTGAGATCCTTTTTCGTTCCATTGTGGATTGGTCTGATCTTGGGAAATATGCATTCTTGTGCCAATTTGGGACAACCTCAAGGGTTAGGACCCTCTGGTCTTTTGTACGCCTCGTATTCCCTCGCAGTGTCGGAAAGACCTCTCCCCAAACAACCATTAAAGACAGGGAAAGCCTGCCTAAAACGAATTGGTTTTTTTTATGTGACGGGTGATGGAAGTATACTCTCGGCTGCGAAAAACGGAGAAATTCAGGAAGTGTTTCGAATTGAAAAAGAGGCAACGAATTACCTCTCTCTCTATTCTACTTTATGTACAGTGGTTTGGGGAATTTAG
- a CDS encoding glycerophosphodiester phosphodiesterase → MKLIRPFEKLYFVVGLISLLIVNCATVETPTRLRKDIDLQGHRGARGLKPENTWPAFEEAIKYKMVTLELDTVLTKDKRVVIHHDSETNPIICQNVDGSPIQKKSLYELTLAELQSLDCGTKQNPSFPKQIPVPGTKLLSLEEFFELVLKHEKKSKEVYEFNIETKFPDDESAPDSLVKEHTEKLIQIIEKYKVVDRSTIQSFDLRTLAVSKQKNTKIKTSALFVPTYFQGFMMTIGLGNGYRETILSAAKDKGADIISPYFLYVTPKFVNTSHTQGMMVIPWTVNTEKEMRRLVTCGVDGIISDYPDMLDQVVRNKN, encoded by the coding sequence ATGAAATTGATTCGCCCATTTGAAAAACTCTACTTCGTTGTAGGTTTGATTAGTTTGTTGATTGTGAATTGTGCCACAGTCGAAACACCAACTCGTTTGCGTAAGGACATTGACTTACAAGGACACCGAGGTGCTCGTGGACTAAAACCAGAAAATACATGGCCAGCATTTGAAGAAGCAATCAAATACAAAATGGTCACTCTCGAATTGGATACAGTACTCACAAAGGACAAACGAGTTGTGATCCATCATGATTCCGAAACCAATCCTATCATTTGTCAAAATGTTGATGGATCTCCGATACAAAAAAAGTCTTTATATGAACTAACACTTGCTGAGTTACAATCCTTGGATTGTGGAACGAAACAAAATCCAAGTTTTCCAAAACAAATTCCTGTTCCTGGCACCAAACTTTTGTCACTCGAAGAATTCTTTGAATTGGTTTTAAAACATGAAAAAAAATCCAAAGAAGTTTATGAGTTTAACATCGAAACAAAATTTCCTGATGATGAATCGGCTCCTGATAGTTTGGTGAAAGAACACACTGAAAAACTGATTCAAATCATTGAAAAATACAAAGTTGTAGATCGATCGACGATTCAATCGTTTGATTTACGAACCTTAGCCGTTTCGAAACAAAAAAATACTAAAATCAAAACGAGCGCCCTTTTTGTTCCTACCTATTTTCAAGGATTTATGATGACGATTGGTTTAGGAAATGGCTATAGAGAAACGATTCTAAGTGCAGCTAAGGACAAAGGCGCAGATATCATTTCTCCTTACTTCTTGTATGTAACACCAAAGTTTGTCAACACATCACATACTCAAGGTATGATGGTCATTCCATGGACTGTGAATACGGAAAAAGAAATGAGACGTCTTGTCACGTGTGGTGTAGATGGAATTATTTCTGATTATCCTGATATGTTGGATCAAGTGGTTCGCAACAAAAACTAA
- the fliG gene encoding flagellar motor switch protein FliG, translating to MINKKPSLTGRQKAAIFLVAVGNEVASEIFKHLREDEIEQITFEIARLDKITPEDKEKVLVEFNELMMAQEFITNGGIDFARGLLEKALGNQKAIDIINRLTSSLQVRPFDFIRRTDPAHLLNFIQGEHPQTIALILSYLDPQKASNILSNLPHQIQAEVAKRIATMDRVSPDVLREVERVLERKLSTLASEDYTSAGGIDSVVEILNLVDRGTEKTIIEALEEEDPELAEEIKKRMFVFEDIVLLDDRAIQKVMREVDNTDLAKALKSVDSEVQDKIFKNMSKRAANLLREDMDFMGPVRLKDVEDAQQKIVNIIRKLEEAGEIVVARAGEDELVV from the coding sequence ATGATCAATAAGAAGCCATCGCTCACAGGTAGACAAAAGGCCGCCATCTTTTTGGTTGCAGTTGGAAACGAAGTGGCATCCGAAATCTTCAAACACTTACGGGAAGACGAGATCGAACAAATCACGTTTGAAATCGCCCGTTTAGACAAAATCACTCCAGAAGATAAAGAGAAGGTGCTCGTTGAGTTCAATGAACTCATGATGGCACAAGAATTTATCACGAATGGTGGTATTGACTTTGCTCGAGGACTACTCGAAAAAGCTCTCGGTAATCAGAAAGCCATTGATATCATCAACCGACTGACTTCGTCTCTGCAAGTTAGGCCATTTGACTTCATTCGTAGAACCGATCCGGCTCACCTTCTCAACTTTATCCAGGGGGAACACCCTCAGACCATCGCCCTTATTTTATCGTATTTGGATCCACAAAAAGCATCCAATATCCTATCCAACCTTCCTCACCAAATCCAAGCGGAAGTGGCAAAACGGATTGCAACCATGGACCGTGTGTCACCAGACGTACTCCGTGAGGTAGAACGGGTGTTAGAACGTAAACTCTCCACACTTGCTTCGGAAGACTATACCTCTGCTGGGGGTATTGATTCTGTGGTGGAAATTTTGAACCTAGTAGACCGGGGAACAGAAAAAACCATCATCGAAGCTTTGGAAGAAGAAGATCCAGAACTTGCCGAAGAGATCAAAAAACGGATGTTCGTATTCGAAGACATCGTTCTTCTCGACGACCGTGCGATTCAAAAAGTAATGCGCGAAGTCGATAACACGGATTTGGCGAAAGCACTCAAGTCCGTAGATTCCGAAGTACAAGATAAAATCTTTAAAAACATGTCCAAACGTGCGGCTAACTTATTACGAGAAGATATGGACTTTATGGGTCCTGTTCGTTTGAAAGACGTGGAAGACGCTCAGCAAAAAATTGTAAACATCATCCGTAAACTGGAAGAGGCGGGCGAGATCGTTGTGGCTCGTGCGGGAGAAGACGAACTTGTGGTGTAA
- a CDS encoding TetR/AcrR family transcriptional regulator gives MRFILPKKWIEVDSHTSLASNPMRCPYLSMVPLSMSCESFFPYFHPNGEKIHFYVDRSIMLKGNGLVGKKGFDTKQKMIEAMARLLEEEGYERAGLAELGKETDTPKGSLYFHFPGGKDELTSLAIQHSGQQLNEFFLSILKTNETPTWAIKQVFTALEDRIVSSHYKKGCPIATTAMETAGKSLEVSNACKEVYALWLKTFESYLMEKGFTPRVAKNLSISLLSLWEGALLLSKLQSSPEPLRLAQKTAESLLKN, from the coding sequence ATGAGATTTATTCTCCCGAAAAAATGGATTGAGGTAGATTCGCATACCTCACTTGCATCTAACCCGATGCGTTGCCCTTACTTGTCTATGGTTCCTCTTTCCATGTCGTGCGAGTCCTTCTTCCCTTACTTCCACCCGAATGGAGAAAAGATTCATTTTTATGTTGACCGGTCTATTATGCTCAAAGGGAATGGTTTGGTGGGCAAAAAAGGATTCGATACCAAACAAAAGATGATCGAGGCAATGGCTCGACTTTTGGAAGAAGAAGGGTATGAGCGGGCGGGACTTGCCGAACTGGGGAAGGAAACAGACACTCCAAAAGGTTCTCTCTACTTTCACTTTCCTGGAGGAAAAGACGAACTGACAAGTCTTGCCATCCAACACTCGGGACAACAATTGAATGAATTTTTTCTTTCCATCCTAAAAACAAACGAAACTCCAACGTGGGCCATTAAACAAGTGTTTACTGCTCTTGAAGATCGGATTGTTTCAAGTCATTATAAAAAAGGATGTCCCATTGCCACAACGGCGATGGAAACAGCAGGAAAAAGTTTAGAAGTATCAAATGCCTGTAAAGAAGTGTATGCCTTATGGTTAAAAACCTTTGAGTCCTATTTGATGGAGAAAGGTTTTACACCACGTGTTGCAAAGAACCTCTCAATTTCGTTACTGTCTTTATGGGAAGGAGCACTGTTACTTTCCAAACTGCAATCCTCACCAGAGCCATTACGGTTGGCACAAAAAACGGCCGAAAGCCTACTTAAAAACTAA
- the pepN gene encoding aminopeptidase N, with protein sequence MKQTFTILTLGISFLFQHCRLTESNYHLTLQEAESRYETIENIKYNLDIHLSPKENFTGNVEIQFVGKKIRDLRLDYFLGEILSIKMNGETLTHFEYKNGHVTLPAHRMMIGNNTVLVEFKTPYATTGNGLHKFIDPDDKETYIYSQFEAFHANKMFPCFDQPDLKANFTLHVTAPKPWKIISTTLPVTQPIPNNIDENSHQFPESKRISTYVFSLHAGPYQVWEDKYESIPLRLFVRKSLAKYVDPKDWFTFTKEGFAFFNSYFGIPYPFEKYDQLIVPEFNFGAMENVAAVTFSERFVSRAPMTRGQRENLSDVILHEMAHMWFGNLVTMKWWNGLWLNESFATYMASLAQSKNSEFQETWITFFEKMKQWAYEEDSFSTNHPVEAKVYDTEEAFTQFDGITYGKGASVLKQLVFFIGEESFQRGVQNYLRKYSYSNSTLSDFLKELEFASGFSMKKWSKDWLETKGTNQIELTTVCADNHLYGKLVQSAPGPENKLRDHKTMLGLYYFDKTNKQVSYEEFPVVYSGRSSEAILNVKRCPDYVLLNAEDHDFAVWNWTNLNQENLEFVLEFDKDPMRKLMLWTDFFRQVSLANLTFDAFKDSAVRLYKTETDIKIKRWILSKLAGDNGTTYVTSRFWFPEEKRIIHLDSLQNFILEELNNAKPGSDEQRYLFLSLIDSTYTETSQKRLYDLLENRLNFPGFKIDQDLRWNIIVKLSSLQKDRNKIKTIIDREKKADPSSRGVNSSLAAEASEPNATVKEKWIQVLLNPKVSNYSSSSLRVVSYSLFPEYQKDIQLQFLNLYFDALDRFQHTDDENYLDAFAKSLAPDFCTDETLLILKKFTGNHPKLPVPVRKTLMKQIDSEKKCIQMKNKHKDVILQ encoded by the coding sequence ATGAAACAAACATTCACTATTCTTACCCTTGGAATTTCTTTTTTGTTCCAACACTGTCGTTTGACAGAATCAAACTATCACCTAACATTGCAAGAAGCCGAATCTCGATACGAAACCATTGAAAACATTAAATACAACCTAGATATCCATCTTTCACCTAAAGAAAATTTTACGGGAAATGTAGAGATTCAATTTGTGGGAAAAAAGATACGAGATTTACGTTTGGATTATTTTTTAGGTGAGATTTTATCCATAAAGATGAACGGAGAAACTCTCACTCATTTTGAATACAAAAATGGACACGTGACTCTTCCTGCTCATCGAATGATGATTGGAAATAACACAGTCCTCGTGGAATTTAAAACTCCCTACGCCACAACAGGAAATGGATTGCATAAATTTATCGATCCAGATGACAAAGAAACCTACATTTATTCCCAATTCGAGGCATTTCACGCCAATAAAATGTTTCCTTGTTTTGACCAACCAGACTTAAAAGCTAACTTCACTCTACATGTGACAGCTCCCAAACCATGGAAAATCATCTCCACAACTCTTCCCGTTACACAACCAATTCCGAACAACATAGACGAAAATTCTCATCAATTTCCTGAATCCAAAAGAATTTCGACGTATGTGTTTTCCTTACATGCAGGACCTTACCAAGTTTGGGAAGACAAGTATGAATCCATTCCTCTACGTTTGTTTGTGCGCAAATCCTTAGCAAAGTATGTGGATCCAAAAGATTGGTTTACCTTCACCAAAGAAGGATTTGCTTTTTTTAATTCTTATTTTGGAATTCCTTACCCATTTGAAAAATACGACCAACTGATTGTGCCTGAATTTAATTTTGGAGCCATGGAAAATGTAGCGGCCGTTACTTTTTCAGAACGATTTGTGTCTCGTGCACCGATGACACGTGGCCAAAGGGAAAATCTGTCCGATGTGATTTTACATGAAATGGCACATATGTGGTTTGGAAATTTGGTTACGATGAAATGGTGGAATGGCCTATGGTTGAACGAAAGTTTTGCGACCTATATGGCAAGTTTGGCCCAATCCAAAAATTCCGAATTCCAAGAAACCTGGATCACATTCTTTGAAAAAATGAAACAGTGGGCGTATGAAGAAGATAGTTTTAGCACAAATCATCCAGTCGAAGCCAAAGTTTATGACACAGAAGAAGCCTTCACACAATTTGATGGGATTACTTACGGCAAAGGAGCTTCTGTTTTAAAACAATTGGTGTTTTTCATTGGAGAAGAAAGTTTCCAAAGAGGGGTTCAAAATTATTTACGAAAGTATTCCTACTCCAATTCTACACTCTCTGACTTTTTAAAAGAACTGGAATTTGCGAGCGGATTTTCTATGAAAAAATGGTCCAAGGATTGGTTGGAGACAAAAGGAACAAATCAAATCGAACTCACAACCGTTTGTGCAGACAATCATCTTTATGGAAAACTAGTGCAATCAGCACCTGGTCCAGAAAATAAACTTCGTGATCACAAAACAATGCTTGGATTGTACTATTTTGATAAAACCAACAAACAAGTATCATATGAAGAATTCCCTGTTGTTTATTCTGGTCGTTCAAGCGAAGCCATCTTAAACGTGAAACGATGCCCGGATTATGTTCTTCTCAATGCAGAAGACCATGATTTTGCTGTTTGGAATTGGACCAATTTAAATCAGGAAAATTTAGAATTTGTATTGGAGTTCGACAAAGATCCAATGCGAAAACTCATGTTGTGGACTGATTTTTTTAGACAAGTATCTCTTGCCAATCTCACATTTGATGCGTTTAAAGACAGTGCCGTTCGATTGTACAAAACGGAAACGGACATTAAAATCAAACGTTGGATTTTATCGAAGTTAGCAGGTGACAATGGAACCACTTACGTCACGAGTCGATTTTGGTTTCCAGAAGAGAAACGAATCATACATCTGGATTCACTACAAAACTTTATCTTAGAGGAATTAAATAATGCAAAACCAGGTAGCGATGAACAAAGGTACTTATTCCTATCTCTCATTGATTCCACTTATACGGAAACAAGCCAAAAACGTTTGTATGATCTTTTAGAGAACAGACTCAACTTTCCTGGTTTCAAAATCGACCAAGACCTTCGTTGGAATATAATCGTTAAATTAAGTTCGTTGCAAAAAGATCGAAACAAAATCAAAACCATCATCGATCGAGAAAAGAAGGCAGATCCTTCCAGTAGGGGTGTCAACTCAAGTTTAGCAGCAGAAGCGTCCGAACCGAATGCCACAGTGAAAGAAAAGTGGATTCAAGTTTTACTGAATCCCAAAGTTAGCAATTACTCATCTTCTAGTTTACGAGTGGTATCTTATTCTCTCTTTCCAGAATACCAAAAGGACATCCAACTTCAATTTTTGAATTTATACTTTGATGCCCTCGACAGGTTCCAACATACAGATGACGAAAACTATCTCGATGCCTTTGCAAAAAGTTTGGCACCTGATTTTTGTACCGATGAAACTTTGCTCATCTTAAAAAAATTTACGGGGAACCATCCAAAATTACCAGTCCCCGTCAGAAAAACATTGATGAAACAAATTGATTCCGAAAAAAAATGCATCCAGATGAAAAACAAACACAAAGATGTAATCTTACAGTAG
- a CDS encoding UPF0175 family protein, producing MKSLSFQIPDQIDLSEYDFKMAMAVKLYETGKISVGQAAEIVNLSKSSFIEVMKNYGSSLLVGYTSDDFANDLKNA from the coding sequence ATGAAATCGCTTAGCTTTCAAATACCTGATCAAATTGATTTGAGTGAATACGATTTTAAAATGGCGATGGCTGTAAAGCTTTATGAAACGGGTAAAATTTCCGTTGGCCAGGCAGCCGAAATTGTGAACCTATCAAAATCATCTTTCATAGAAGTCATGAAAAATTATGGATCTTCCCTATTGGTCGGATACACCTCCGATGATTTTGCAAATGACTTAAAGAATGCTTGA
- a CDS encoding TRL-like family protein, giving the protein MVAKFVTTSLFLFIIHLFTVSCASPGFGPRGFLFTKTKIGVFGTGEPSKRRVTSCVHSILGLFSFGNASFEFLKSRSKIQTVTETNWTTFAILGVYANLCVEISGNE; this is encoded by the coding sequence TTGGTAGCAAAATTTGTAACAACCAGTTTGTTCCTTTTTATAATTCATCTATTTACTGTTAGTTGTGCCTCTCCGGGATTTGGCCCAAGAGGTTTTTTATTCACAAAAACAAAAATTGGTGTGTTTGGAACTGGAGAACCTTCTAAACGAAGAGTCACTTCTTGCGTACACTCTATCCTTGGATTATTTTCCTTTGGCAATGCTTCTTTTGAATTTCTAAAATCCAGATCCAAAATCCAAACTGTAACCGAAACCAATTGGACAACTTTTGCAATACTTGGTGTTTATGCCAATCTCTGTGTTGAAATTTCAGGAAACGAATGA